One genomic window of Bradyrhizobium sp. CCGE-LA001 includes the following:
- a CDS encoding zinc-binding metallopeptidase family protein: MKLFVCQACGNVLYFENRACERCGHRVAFLPEKETMSAIEPDGEGWTTLADKGRRRMLCRNAEYDACNWLTDAADGTGYCRACRHNGIVPDLSDPAQLAGWRELEVAKHRLFYSLIRWKLPLQTRQENAEHGLIFNFLADDPHSGEKVMTGHDNGLITIALTEADDIERERRRLEMGEPYRTLLGHFRHEVGHYFWDALVRDGGKLEECRAVFGDDSADYGQALQRHYAEGPPPDWQQTYVSAYATTHPWEDFAETWAHYLHIVDTLEMAAEFGMEVRPKVDRDGELTARIRFNPYETRNVQALIDAWLPFTFAMNSVNRAMGLRDLYPFILSPAVIAKLGFVHSLVRDVAKPGKP; this comes from the coding sequence TTGAAGTTGTTTGTCTGCCAAGCCTGCGGCAACGTTCTGTATTTCGAGAATCGCGCCTGCGAACGCTGCGGCCATCGGGTCGCCTTCCTCCCCGAGAAGGAGACGATGTCGGCGATCGAGCCCGACGGGGAGGGCTGGACGACGCTGGCCGACAAGGGCAGGCGCCGCATGCTCTGTCGCAACGCCGAGTACGACGCCTGCAACTGGCTGACGGATGCGGCCGACGGCACGGGCTATTGCCGTGCCTGCCGCCACAACGGCATCGTGCCGGACCTGTCCGACCCGGCCCAACTCGCCGGCTGGCGCGAGCTGGAGGTGGCGAAACACCGGCTGTTCTATTCCCTGATCCGCTGGAAGCTGCCGCTCCAGACCCGGCAGGAGAACGCGGAGCATGGGTTGATCTTCAATTTCCTCGCCGACGACCCGCACAGCGGAGAGAAGGTCATGACCGGCCACGACAACGGCCTGATCACGATCGCGCTCACCGAGGCCGACGACATCGAGCGCGAGCGGCGCAGACTCGAGATGGGCGAGCCCTACCGCACGCTGCTCGGTCATTTCCGCCACGAGGTCGGACATTATTTCTGGGACGCGCTGGTGCGCGACGGTGGCAAGCTGGAGGAATGCCGCGCCGTCTTCGGCGACGATTCCGCCGATTACGGCCAAGCCCTGCAGCGCCATTATGCCGAGGGGCCGCCGCCGGATTGGCAGCAGACTTACGTCTCGGCCTACGCCACCACGCACCCCTGGGAAGACTTTGCCGAGACCTGGGCGCACTATCTCCACATCGTCGACACGCTGGAGATGGCTGCCGAGTTCGGCATGGAGGTCCGTCCCAAGGTCGACCGCGACGGGGAGTTGACGGCACGCATCCGTTTCAATCCCTATGAGACCAGGAACGTCCAGGCGCTTATCGACGCATGGCTGCCCTTCACCTTCGCCATGAACAGCGTCAACCGCGCCATGGGCCTGCGTGACCTCTATCCCTTCATCCTGTCGCCGGCCGTGATCGCCAAATTGGGCTTTGTTCATAGCCTCGTTCGGGACGTCGCCAAGCCCGGTAAGCCATAG
- a CDS encoding PAS domain-containing hybrid sensor histidine kinase/response regulator, whose protein sequence is MRNRMTTADALNDPLPETIAAERLRQHLEDVARERDNAYRALQEREAELARIQRIGKVGGVEVDFREGFKNRRSPEYLMIHGLPPEAADESHEDWVNRIHPEDRDATVRHFFDALAGTSEDYTAEYRIIRPNDGETRWIRVVAKIERDKDGRAIRLVGAHIDMTDQALARETLRESEERFRLIADSAPVPIWVTKLDRKRSFANQAYVDFVGLPYDEAIDFDWRKVLHPDDLPHVLQQSVQGEASLKPFVLEARYKNASGEWRWLRSESQPRWDPTGKHIGFIGVAHDITVAKQAEIELRQLNETLEERIAQRTAELEANEARLRAILETSNQYQGLVNLRGELVYANKTALAGINASSSDVIGKPLWETPWFSATDGMGALVREAFDTVLKGEAVRLEMRLRLPIGERDFDFGMRPVLDRHGHITGAVPEAVDITERRRGEEALRQSQKMEAIGQLTGGVAHDFNNLLTIIRSATDFLRRRELPEERRRRYVDAISETVERASKLTAQLLAFARRQPLKPQIFNVGSQVEGVAQLVQPLVGGRIEIVVGIEDADCFTVADIAQFETALINLAVNARDAMNGEGRLVIAVRKIQGIPSLRAQSARSGDYVAISVTDTGSGIAPEHLESIFEPFFTTKEVGKGTGLGLSQAFGFAKQSEGDIAVTSARGQGATFTIYLPQAQSPATAKEVAALTHEAATTGRGYRVLVVEDDDEVGRFSTELLEDLGYVVRRVANAHAALTILGENEFAVDLVFSDVIMPGMNGVELAGIIRERYPGLPVVLTSGYSNVLAENAHRGFELIQKPYSVESLSRILRKAITEKLAVAR, encoded by the coding sequence GTGCGCAACCGCATGACAACGGCCGATGCCTTGAACGATCCCTTGCCCGAAACCATTGCCGCCGAAAGGCTGCGCCAACACCTCGAAGACGTCGCGCGCGAGCGTGATAACGCTTATCGCGCGCTTCAGGAGCGCGAGGCCGAGCTCGCGCGCATCCAACGCATCGGCAAGGTCGGCGGCGTCGAGGTCGACTTCCGCGAAGGCTTCAAGAACCGCCGCTCGCCCGAATATCTGATGATCCATGGCCTGCCGCCCGAGGCTGCCGACGAGTCGCACGAGGACTGGGTCAATCGCATCCATCCCGAGGATCGCGATGCGACCGTCAGGCATTTCTTCGATGCTCTCGCCGGAACGAGCGAAGACTACACCGCCGAATACCGCATCATCCGCCCCAATGACGGCGAGACCCGCTGGATCCGCGTCGTCGCCAAGATCGAGCGGGACAAGGACGGCCGCGCCATCCGGCTCGTCGGCGCCCATATCGACATGACCGACCAGGCCCTCGCGCGCGAGACGCTGCGCGAGAGCGAGGAGCGCTTCCGGCTGATCGCCGACAGCGCGCCGGTGCCGATCTGGGTGACCAAGCTCGATCGCAAGCGCTCTTTCGCCAACCAGGCCTATGTCGATTTCGTCGGCCTGCCCTATGATGAGGCCATCGACTTCGACTGGCGCAAGGTCCTGCACCCGGACGATCTGCCGCATGTGCTCCAGCAATCCGTTCAGGGCGAAGCCTCGCTGAAGCCGTTCGTGCTGGAAGCGCGCTACAAGAACGCCAGCGGCGAATGGCGCTGGCTGCGCTCGGAATCGCAGCCGCGCTGGGATCCAACCGGCAAGCACATCGGCTTCATCGGCGTCGCGCACGACATCACGGTCGCCAAGCAGGCCGAGATCGAGCTCCGGCAGCTCAACGAGACGCTGGAGGAACGCATCGCCCAGCGCACCGCCGAGCTCGAAGCCAACGAGGCGCGGCTGCGCGCGATCTTGGAGACCAGCAACCAGTATCAAGGCCTCGTCAATCTCAGGGGCGAGCTGGTCTACGCCAACAAGACGGCGCTGGCCGGCATCAACGCGAGCTCTTCGGACGTAATCGGCAAGCCGTTGTGGGAGACTCCCTGGTTCAGCGCAACGGACGGCATGGGCGCGCTGGTGCGCGAGGCCTTCGACACCGTGCTCAAGGGCGAAGCGGTGCGGCTGGAGATGCGGCTGCGCCTCCCCATCGGCGAGCGCGATTTCGACTTCGGCATGCGCCCCGTGCTCGACCGCCACGGCCACATCACCGGAGCCGTGCCCGAGGCCGTCGACATCACCGAACGCCGTCGCGGCGAGGAAGCGCTGCGGCAGTCGCAGAAGATGGAGGCGATCGGCCAACTCACCGGCGGTGTCGCGCACGATTTCAACAATCTGCTCACCATCATCCGCTCGGCAACCGACTTCCTGCGCCGCCGCGAGCTGCCGGAGGAGCGCCGCCGTCGCTATGTCGACGCCATCTCCGAGACGGTCGAGCGCGCCTCCAAGCTGACCGCGCAGCTTCTGGCATTCGCGCGGCGGCAGCCGCTCAAGCCGCAGATCTTCAATGTCGGCAGCCAGGTCGAGGGCGTCGCGCAATTGGTCCAGCCGCTGGTCGGCGGCCGCATCGAGATCGTCGTCGGGATCGAGGATGCCGACTGCTTCACCGTCGCCGATATCGCCCAGTTCGAGACTGCCCTGATCAACCTCGCCGTCAACGCCCGCGATGCCATGAATGGCGAAGGCCGTCTCGTCATCGCGGTGCGCAAGATCCAGGGTATTCCGAGCCTGCGCGCCCAGTCGGCGCGTAGTGGCGACTACGTCGCCATCTCGGTCACCGACACCGGCAGCGGCATCGCGCCGGAACATCTCGAGTCGATCTTCGAGCCGTTCTTCACCACCAAGGAAGTCGGCAAGGGCACGGGGCTCGGCCTCAGCCAGGCGTTCGGCTTCGCTAAACAGTCCGAGGGCGACATCGCGGTGACGAGCGCCCGAGGCCAGGGTGCCACATTCACCATCTACCTGCCGCAAGCGCAAAGTCCCGCGACCGCCAAGGAAGTTGCAGCGCTGACTCACGAGGCCGCGACGACCGGGCGCGGCTATCGCGTCCTCGTGGTCGAGGACGACGACGAGGTCGGCCGCTTCTCCACCGAGCTCCTGGAGGATCTCGGCTATGTCGTCCGCCGCGTCGCCAACGCCCATGCAGCGCTGACCATCCTCGGCGAGAACGAGTTCGCCGTCGACCTGGTATTCTCCGACGTCATCATGCCCGGTATGA